The Pyrococcus horikoshii OT3 genome includes a window with the following:
- a CDS encoding segregation and condensation protein A has product MEEITPVDILLQLVKMGKVDPWNIDIVDLTEKYIKMLREMQELDLRISARAILAASILVRMKSEALLRGEEEENKRGEEEKIKVDVDPLVPPLRRVERYYTLDDLIEALMDALEEAEKRKPKKKKKVEIDEEIFVVDDFRVDIEKYVEELYKVVKKIYEKTKTPIKFWDLVPDVEPKIIARTFLYLLFLENMGRVEMIQEEPFGEILVVPV; this is encoded by the coding sequence ATGGAGGAAATTACCCCAGTTGATATACTTCTTCAACTCGTTAAGATGGGTAAAGTCGATCCATGGAATATAGATATAGTTGACCTAACGGAGAAATACATAAAGATGCTTAGGGAAATGCAGGAACTTGACCTTAGGATTTCAGCAAGAGCAATTCTAGCAGCATCAATTCTAGTTAGAATGAAGAGTGAAGCCCTTCTCAGAGGAGAGGAAGAAGAGAATAAAAGAGGAGAAGAGGAAAAAATTAAAGTTGACGTGGATCCTCTTGTTCCTCCCCTAAGGAGAGTTGAACGTTATTATACCCTGGATGACCTAATAGAAGCGCTTATGGATGCTTTGGAGGAAGCAGAAAAGAGAAAGCCAAAGAAAAAGAAGAAGGTTGAGATTGATGAGGAGATATTTGTTGTTGATGACTTTAGAGTGGATATAGAAAAATACGTTGAAGAGCTTTACAAGGTTGTTAAGAAAATCTACGAAAAAACAAAGACGCCAATAAAGTTTTGGGATCTAGTTCCTGACGTTGAGCCGAAGATAATAGCGAGAACTTTCCTCTATCTTTTATTCCTTGAGAATATGGGAAGGGTTGAGATGATTCAGGAAGAACCCTTTGGCGAAATCTTAGTAGTTCCAGTTTAA
- the mrtA gene encoding CPBP family archaeomyxosortase MrtA, with the protein MREVIVTIILAFLSFTPALVSHDLKEWVFLLLVFYVLTPILILKALKIPLQSVGIRKPKSFKSTLILLGAAVVLSFIGLLSPEMKSYYPRYPYHGPLDFILYEALFGIVMLSHELMFRGFMLFPLAKRSNIIAIVAQDIPYTILHVGKPFVEIPYAFIAGIVFAIIDLKEESVIPSFLVHWIGSAFFDFLCIIT; encoded by the coding sequence TTGAGGGAGGTAATAGTGACTATCATATTAGCATTCCTATCCTTTACTCCAGCCCTAGTAAGTCATGATCTTAAAGAATGGGTTTTCCTGCTCCTTGTATTCTATGTTTTAACACCAATATTAATCTTAAAAGCACTCAAGATTCCCCTCCAGAGCGTTGGTATTAGAAAACCTAAAAGCTTTAAATCAACACTTATTCTCCTGGGGGCCGCAGTGGTATTAAGTTTTATCGGCCTGCTCTCTCCAGAAATGAAGAGTTATTATCCGAGGTATCCCTATCATGGGCCCCTCGATTTCATCCTCTATGAAGCCCTCTTTGGAATAGTAATGCTTTCACATGAGCTTATGTTTAGGGGATTCATGCTTTTTCCGCTCGCAAAAAGGAGTAATATCATTGCAATTGTAGCCCAGGATATTCCCTACACAATCCTACACGTTGGAAAGCCTTTTGTAGAGATTCCCTATGCTTTTATAGCTGGAATAGTTTTCGCAATAATAGATTTAAAGGAGGAAAGTGTGATACCAAGCTTCCTAGTTCACTGGATAGGCTCGGCGTTCTTTGACTTCCTCTGCATAATCACTTAA
- a CDS encoding CidA/LrgA family protein, with protein MYRGLAIIFGFLFLGEIIESLGIPVPGSVLGMVLLTLALIFKVVKLEDVEREAEFLVKNMSIMFIPPGVGIVLYTGILKENALAIATTLVISFIITLFVTAKTVEVLRK; from the coding sequence ATGTACAGGGGGCTCGCAATAATATTTGGATTCCTATTCCTTGGGGAGATTATAGAGTCCCTTGGAATTCCAGTACCAGGAAGCGTGCTTGGAATGGTTTTACTCACACTAGCCCTTATTTTCAAAGTTGTAAAGCTTGAAGATGTGGAAAGGGAGGCCGAATTCTTAGTAAAGAATATGAGCATTATGTTCATCCCTCCTGGAGTCGGGATAGTGCTGTATACAGGTATTCTCAAAGAGAACGCCTTGGCCATTGCCACAACCCTAGTAATTAGCTTTATCATTACACTATTTGTAACGGCAAAAACCGTGGAGGTGCTGAGAAAATGA
- the smc gene encoding chromosome segregation protein SMC translates to MPYIERLELKGFKSYGNKKVVILFSRGFTAIVGANGSGKSNIGDAILFVLGGLSAKAMRASRISDLIFAGSKREPPAKYAEVTIYFNNEDRGFPIDEDEVIIKRRVYPDGRSHYWLNGRRATRSEILDLLSAAMISPEGYNIILQGDITKFIKMSPLERRLIIDDISGIAEYDAKKERALQELKQAEENLAKVDILIGEVKKQLDKLEKERNDALRYLDLKEKLEKARVGLVLGEIRKIESEIRNNDERIGNIEREIERMEKRLEEIAKEIVEKENELRRIEEMIERESSSEALRLTREIGEVNSKINLARRNIEIARRELDESQLRLAKVKDELKKVMSEIEKSKGAIIRWGRRREALIKQISEKEEERNHLVVRLGEIDRTFAVAREEFDSVVKELENARRLMYEGEAEIKRLDAEKEKLRSRIAVLKAKLPGIRDEILKLRDTLDEKKAELSEIENKLSSVSNKRMKVEEEVEKKTLELQKVSKELEDAERELIRIEAQNETKSNRAVEELKRSGIPGIYGTLLELIRVRDEKYSIAVEVALGNRADNVVVEDEIVAEKAIEFLKRNKLGRLTFLPLNKIKARHVNGDVGIPVVSVIEYDPKIENAVSFALGDTVIVSSMEEARSYIGKVRMVTLKGELYERSGAITGGHYRPRGLLLDTKELKEKVENLRIMKESLEGEVNSLRVKLKALENQSFELRIRMSDVEKEISLISKDLEKLIKEEESLRSEIEDSERKIAEIDETISKKKDEVAKLKGRIERLEKRRDKLKKALENPEAREVTEKIREVEREIAKLREELSRVEGKLESLNSRLNDELIPRKASLEEEIEGLVNKINALKANINENEEALKSLTEKLEKLKKEEGEIYSRIEEQKKKKEELERKVAELREEKEKISRRIQELRIEVNTLKVRNSQLKSLLMEKNSQLKHFSKEVIKSIRDIPSDLEGLKKEIEKMEEEIKALEPVNMKAIEDFEVVERRYLELKSKRERLEAEKDSIIEFINEIEKEKKNVFMKTFDAIAKNFSELFARLSPGGSARLILENPDDPFSGGLEIEAKPAGKDVKRIEAMSGGEKALTALAFIFAIQKFKPAPFYLFDEIDAHLDDANVKRVADLIKESSKESQFIVITLRDVMMANAEKIIGVSMRDGVSKVVSLSLEKAMRILEDIRRRGEYGGNYPS, encoded by the coding sequence ATGCCATACATTGAAAGGCTTGAACTCAAAGGGTTCAAATCTTATGGTAACAAGAAGGTAGTTATTCTGTTCTCGAGGGGCTTTACGGCTATAGTCGGGGCTAACGGTTCTGGGAAGAGCAATATCGGTGATGCGATACTTTTTGTTCTTGGTGGATTATCCGCTAAGGCCATGAGGGCTAGTAGGATAAGTGACCTAATATTTGCCGGTAGCAAGAGGGAACCTCCCGCTAAATATGCCGAAGTTACAATATACTTCAATAATGAGGATAGGGGATTCCCTATAGATGAAGATGAAGTCATCATAAAAAGACGAGTTTATCCAGACGGAAGGAGTCATTACTGGCTAAACGGTAGAAGGGCAACTAGAAGTGAAATACTAGATCTACTCAGCGCGGCCATGATATCTCCGGAAGGGTACAATATAATTCTTCAGGGAGATATAACTAAGTTCATTAAGATGTCTCCCCTGGAGAGGAGATTGATAATAGATGATATCTCTGGGATAGCGGAGTACGATGCGAAGAAAGAGAGAGCCCTTCAAGAATTGAAGCAAGCTGAGGAAAACTTAGCTAAGGTTGATATACTTATAGGAGAAGTAAAGAAACAGTTAGATAAGCTAGAAAAGGAAAGAAATGATGCGCTAAGATATTTAGACCTTAAGGAGAAGCTTGAAAAGGCTAGAGTTGGTCTCGTGCTTGGTGAAATAAGAAAGATCGAGTCTGAAATAAGGAATAATGATGAGAGAATTGGAAATATCGAGAGAGAAATAGAAAGGATGGAAAAAAGGTTAGAGGAAATAGCCAAGGAAATCGTTGAGAAAGAGAATGAACTTAGGAGAATTGAAGAGATGATAGAGAGGGAAAGTAGCAGTGAAGCCTTAAGGCTGACGCGTGAAATTGGAGAGGTAAACTCCAAAATAAATCTCGCTAGAAGGAACATAGAGATCGCAAGGAGGGAGCTTGACGAATCCCAATTAAGGTTAGCCAAGGTGAAGGATGAGTTAAAGAAAGTTATGAGCGAAATAGAGAAGTCTAAAGGAGCGATAATTAGGTGGGGGAGGAGAAGAGAAGCCCTAATTAAGCAGATATCTGAGAAAGAGGAAGAGAGAAACCATTTAGTGGTTAGGTTGGGAGAGATCGATAGGACATTTGCCGTCGCTAGAGAGGAGTTTGATAGTGTTGTTAAAGAGCTCGAAAATGCTAGAAGGCTAATGTACGAGGGAGAAGCCGAGATAAAAAGGCTTGATGCTGAAAAAGAGAAGTTACGTTCCAGAATAGCAGTTCTTAAGGCCAAACTTCCTGGTATTAGGGATGAAATTTTGAAGCTTAGAGATACCTTAGATGAGAAAAAAGCTGAACTAAGCGAGATTGAAAATAAACTATCATCGGTATCTAATAAAAGAATGAAAGTTGAGGAGGAGGTTGAGAAGAAAACATTAGAGCTTCAAAAGGTTTCCAAGGAGCTTGAGGATGCCGAAAGAGAACTAATAAGGATTGAAGCTCAAAATGAAACTAAGAGCAACAGGGCCGTTGAAGAGCTTAAGAGATCTGGAATACCCGGCATATATGGGACTTTACTTGAATTAATTAGGGTTAGAGATGAGAAGTACTCCATAGCTGTTGAGGTAGCCTTAGGTAATAGGGCTGATAACGTTGTAGTTGAAGATGAAATCGTTGCCGAGAAAGCGATTGAGTTTTTAAAGAGGAATAAGCTCGGAAGGTTAACTTTCCTTCCGCTTAACAAAATAAAGGCACGACACGTAAATGGGGATGTAGGGATTCCAGTAGTTAGTGTCATAGAGTACGATCCCAAGATCGAGAATGCCGTAAGCTTTGCCCTTGGGGATACCGTCATAGTGTCTTCTATGGAGGAGGCCAGATCTTACATCGGTAAGGTTAGAATGGTAACCCTAAAAGGGGAGCTCTACGAGAGGAGTGGTGCGATAACCGGTGGGCATTACAGGCCGAGGGGTTTACTTTTGGATACCAAGGAACTTAAGGAAAAAGTTGAGAACCTTAGAATAATGAAGGAATCTTTAGAAGGGGAAGTTAACTCGCTGAGGGTCAAGCTAAAGGCATTAGAAAATCAAAGCTTTGAGCTCAGGATAAGGATGAGTGATGTCGAGAAGGAGATAAGCTTGATCAGCAAGGATTTAGAGAAGCTTATCAAGGAAGAGGAGTCGTTGAGATCAGAAATTGAAGATTCCGAGAGGAAGATAGCTGAAATTGATGAGACAATCAGTAAAAAGAAGGATGAAGTAGCGAAGCTCAAAGGAAGAATAGAGAGGCTTGAAAAGAGGAGGGACAAGCTGAAGAAGGCCCTAGAAAATCCTGAAGCGAGGGAAGTAACCGAGAAGATCAGGGAGGTTGAGAGGGAAATAGCCAAACTAAGAGAAGAGCTCAGTAGAGTTGAGGGTAAATTGGAATCCTTAAATTCAAGGCTAAATGATGAGTTAATTCCCAGGAAAGCTTCTCTTGAGGAGGAGATAGAGGGTCTTGTAAATAAGATAAACGCGTTGAAAGCTAATATAAACGAAAATGAAGAGGCCCTTAAGTCCCTAACGGAAAAACTTGAAAAACTAAAAAAAGAGGAGGGCGAAATTTACTCTAGGATAGAGGAGCAGAAAAAGAAAAAAGAGGAACTTGAAAGAAAGGTTGCGGAGTTAAGAGAGGAAAAAGAGAAGATCTCTAGAAGGATACAGGAGCTTAGAATAGAGGTTAACACCCTCAAGGTAAGGAATTCTCAACTAAAATCTCTCCTCATGGAAAAGAACTCTCAGCTGAAACACTTCTCTAAGGAAGTTATCAAATCAATAAGGGATATCCCTTCGGATCTTGAGGGATTAAAGAAGGAAATTGAGAAGATGGAGGAAGAAATAAAAGCGTTAGAGCCAGTGAACATGAAGGCCATAGAGGATTTTGAAGTTGTCGAGAGGAGGTACCTAGAGCTTAAGAGTAAGAGGGAAAGACTAGAGGCCGAGAAGGATAGCATAATAGAATTCATAAATGAAATAGAGAAGGAGAAGAAGAATGTGTTCATGAAAACATTTGATGCTATTGCAAAGAATTTCTCAGAGCTCTTTGCTAGACTATCTCCTGGGGGAAGTGCTAGGTTAATCCTTGAGAACCCAGATGATCCATTCTCTGGAGGGCTTGAAATTGAAGCTAAGCCAGCTGGAAAGGATGTAAAGAGAATAGAAGCTATGAGTGGTGGAGAAAAAGCTTTAACGGCTTTGGCATTTATCTTTGCTATTCAAAAATTCAAGCCGGCTCCCTTCTATCTCTTCGATGAGATAGATGCACACCTTGACGATGCTAACGTCAAGAGGGTTGCAGACTTGATAAAGGAATCTTCCAAGGAGAGCCAATTTATAGTGATAACCCTCAGAGACGTTATGATGGCCAATGCTGAGAAGATAATAGGTGTAAGCATGAGAGATGGTGTAAGTAAGGTTGTCTCTCTGAGCTTAGAGAAGGCCATGAGAATACTAGAAGACATTAGGAGAAGGGGTGAATATGGAGGAAATTACCCCAGTTGA
- a CDS encoding MinD/ParA family ATP-binding protein codes for MAVIVVTGRGGAGKTTTTANLSTYFAQSGYRVLAIDGDLYLPNLGLHFALDNVKYTLHSIVKNPNMDPEWAIYRHEQTGVYVMPGSPRLEDVLGVSGQRLKDIIEHLKYKYPLIFVDSPTGIPFDTLPAFESFNYQIIVVEVERSPIYSFETMVENEVLKLKALGDKFKLEVGVVINKVREAADVMDKIVEVIEEDIGVPVLGVIPFDDSVPESINIGIPVLVYKPRSDAALAFKEAGQLTEEWIFGSSGRK; via the coding sequence ATGGCGGTTATCGTGGTCACAGGGAGAGGAGGGGCCGGAAAAACAACAACTACGGCAAATTTAAGCACATATTTTGCTCAGTCCGGCTATAGAGTTCTCGCAATAGATGGTGATTTGTATTTACCAAACTTAGGTCTTCACTTTGCTCTGGATAACGTTAAATATACGCTACATTCCATTGTAAAGAATCCGAACATGGATCCTGAGTGGGCTATCTATAGACATGAACAGACTGGAGTTTACGTCATGCCGGGAAGTCCTAGGCTTGAAGATGTCTTGGGAGTCTCCGGTCAAAGACTTAAGGATATAATAGAGCATCTCAAATATAAATATCCCCTTATATTCGTTGATTCTCCGACCGGTATCCCATTTGATACCCTCCCAGCTTTTGAAAGCTTTAATTATCAAATCATAGTTGTGGAAGTTGAGAGATCTCCCATTTACTCTTTCGAAACTATGGTGGAGAACGAGGTTCTCAAGCTCAAAGCCCTCGGCGATAAATTCAAACTTGAAGTTGGGGTTGTGATAAATAAAGTTAGGGAAGCTGCTGATGTAATGGATAAGATCGTCGAAGTTATTGAAGAGGACATTGGAGTTCCCGTTTTGGGAGTGATACCATTCGATGATTCCGTTCCAGAATCTATAAATATTGGGATTCCCGTTCTAGTTTACAAGCCAAGAAGCGATGCTGCTTTAGCGTTTAAGGAGGCCGGCCAGTTAACCGAGGAATGGATATTTGGCTCTTCTGGTAGGAAGTAG
- a CDS encoding MATE family efflux transporter translates to MSELRRRLWELAWPAIMGNISQTLLNLVDTMIVGHVSAVALGAVGLGGQVSWFMFPIMMAISTGTLALVARRVGEGNYREASRITEQSMYIAFLIGIPVMLFGIFLGDEVLRIMGAKGEVLDIAYSYLKILFLFYPIRFMGFAFFSALRGAGDTKTPMKLNILMNVINGILDYLLVFGKLGFPKLGPVGAAWASGIGISSSFLVGLYLFLAHKLILKPVLEFKLRFNIIEKILRIGTPTMLERGLFSFYNFLYVSIVARFGEIALSAHYIGLRVESIAYMPAFGFSIATSALVGQKLGARKPDEAELTVKEALKMTTAFMSTMAFILVAFPGYLTEPFLSHNDPNYSAVKSLAVIYLIIVGISEIPLGMTFVLSGALRGAGDTKSPLYVTSVSKLLFRIIPAYLLGFGFTVPSFTIGSLTFPGFKFEGLGVIAAWIGMSLETFITAGLFWIVFRRGKWKTIKI, encoded by the coding sequence ATGAGCGAGCTAAGACGAAGGCTCTGGGAATTAGCATGGCCCGCAATAATGGGAAACATAAGCCAGACCCTCTTAAACTTAGTTGACACTATGATAGTTGGCCACGTTAGTGCAGTAGCATTGGGAGCTGTTGGACTTGGAGGACAAGTTAGCTGGTTCATGTTTCCAATAATGATGGCAATCTCGACGGGAACATTAGCGTTAGTTGCGAGGAGGGTTGGAGAAGGAAATTATAGAGAGGCTTCAAGAATAACCGAACAAAGCATGTATATAGCTTTTCTCATTGGAATACCGGTAATGCTTTTTGGTATCTTCCTGGGAGATGAAGTCCTAAGGATAATGGGAGCTAAAGGGGAGGTCCTTGACATAGCTTACTCATATCTTAAGATTCTCTTTCTATTTTACCCAATAAGGTTCATGGGCTTTGCGTTCTTCTCAGCTCTAAGAGGGGCCGGAGATACAAAAACCCCAATGAAGCTTAATATACTAATGAACGTCATTAATGGAATTCTTGACTATCTTCTCGTCTTTGGAAAGCTTGGATTTCCAAAGCTGGGGCCAGTTGGGGCCGCATGGGCCTCAGGAATTGGAATATCATCCTCCTTCCTCGTGGGATTGTACCTTTTCTTAGCCCATAAGCTTATTTTGAAGCCAGTATTAGAGTTTAAGCTAAGATTCAACATAATAGAGAAAATCTTGAGGATAGGGACGCCTACCATGTTGGAGAGAGGACTTTTCAGCTTCTACAACTTTCTATACGTCAGCATAGTTGCAAGATTCGGAGAGATAGCACTATCAGCCCACTATATCGGATTAAGGGTTGAGAGCATCGCCTACATGCCGGCCTTTGGGTTTAGCATTGCCACTTCGGCACTAGTAGGTCAAAAACTTGGAGCTAGAAAACCTGATGAAGCCGAACTTACGGTTAAGGAAGCCCTTAAGATGACAACCGCATTTATGAGTACGATGGCATTCATCCTTGTGGCCTTCCCAGGATACCTAACGGAACCTTTTCTTTCCCATAACGATCCCAACTATTCCGCAGTTAAGAGCCTTGCCGTGATATACTTAATAATAGTTGGGATAAGCGAAATACCATTAGGTATGACCTTCGTGCTAAGTGGGGCCTTGAGAGGGGCCGGAGATACTAAAAGTCCCCTGTATGTAACATCAGTAAGTAAGTTGCTGTTCAGAATCATACCAGCTTACCTTTTAGGATTCGGGTTCACGGTTCCAAGCTTCACCATAGGATCTTTAACGTTCCCAGGATTTAAATTCGAGGGCCTAGGAGTAATTGCTGCTTGGATAGGTATGAGTTTAGAAACATTCATAACGGCTGGACTATTTTGGATCGTGTTTAGAAGAGGTAAATGGAAGACAATTAAGATTTAA
- the hmgA gene encoding hydroxymethylglutaryl-CoA reductase (NADPH) gives MNIEEIIEKVANGEIKFYQVEKYVNGDKRLATEIRRKALEKRLGIKLHHIGYYSIDPNELIGRNIENMIGVVQIPMGVAGPLKINGEYAKGEFYIPLATTEGALVASVNRGCSALTEAGGVVTTLIDDKMTRAPLIRCPNARRAREVAKWVEENLDYLQEKAVSKVTRHGKLRGVKPFIVGNNLYLRFEFETGDAMGMNMVTIASEEIMKVIEEEFPDVRYLALSGNLCVDKKPNAVNFILGRGKTVIAEAVVPRKIVEKKLKTTPELIAEVNYFKNLVGSAQAGSYGFNAHFANIVGAIFLATGQDEAQITEGAHGITIAEVTPDGDLYISITMPSLEIGTVGGGTRVPSQREALEIMGVAGGGDPPGINAKKFAEIVAGAVLAGELSLLAAIAAKHLARAHKMLGR, from the coding sequence TTGAATATTGAAGAAATAATAGAGAAAGTAGCTAATGGGGAGATTAAGTTTTATCAGGTTGAAAAGTACGTTAATGGGGACAAAAGGCTAGCTACAGAAATAAGGAGGAAGGCCCTGGAGAAAAGGCTCGGAATAAAGTTGCATCACATAGGGTATTATTCAATAGATCCCAACGAGCTCATTGGAAGGAATATAGAGAACATGATTGGTGTAGTTCAAATACCAATGGGAGTTGCTGGCCCATTAAAAATCAATGGGGAGTACGCTAAGGGTGAATTCTACATCCCATTAGCTACTACTGAGGGGGCCTTAGTGGCCTCTGTGAACAGGGGATGCTCGGCCTTAACGGAAGCTGGTGGAGTTGTTACAACATTGATAGATGACAAAATGACGAGGGCCCCATTGATAAGGTGTCCAAATGCAAGAAGGGCTAGAGAAGTTGCTAAGTGGGTAGAGGAAAATCTAGATTACCTCCAGGAGAAGGCCGTTTCAAAGGTCACTAGACACGGAAAGCTTAGGGGAGTTAAGCCTTTCATCGTCGGTAATAACCTTTACCTCCGCTTTGAGTTCGAGACTGGAGATGCCATGGGAATGAACATGGTGACTATAGCGAGCGAGGAGATAATGAAGGTCATCGAGGAGGAGTTCCCAGATGTTAGATATCTAGCCCTCTCTGGAAATTTATGTGTAGATAAAAAGCCAAATGCTGTAAATTTCATCCTGGGAAGGGGAAAGACGGTTATAGCTGAAGCTGTGGTTCCCAGAAAAATTGTTGAAAAGAAGCTTAAGACAACGCCGGAACTTATAGCTGAGGTTAACTACTTTAAGAACCTCGTTGGTTCCGCACAAGCTGGGAGTTACGGATTTAATGCTCACTTTGCTAACATTGTAGGGGCAATATTCCTGGCTACGGGTCAGGATGAAGCTCAGATTACCGAGGGAGCCCACGGGATAACGATAGCTGAGGTAACCCCCGACGGGGATCTTTACATAAGCATAACGATGCCAAGTCTTGAAATAGGAACTGTGGGAGGTGGAACGAGGGTTCCAAGTCAAAGGGAAGCCCTGGAGATAATGGGCGTTGCAGGTGGAGGGGATCCTCCAGGTATTAACGCTAAGAAGTTTGCTGAAATAGTTGCTGGGGCCGTTTTAGCTGGAGAACTTTCACTACTTGCAGCGATAGCCGCTAAGCATCTTGCAAGGGCTCATAAAATGCTTGGAAGATGA
- a CDS encoding CidB/LrgB family autolysis modulator, which yields MKTFGAFITIALYAFFSYLYSRKRNPFLNPVLLSILTIGVILKAFGISYESYMESARVISFFLGPAVVSLAIPLYKQAKIVKEYSKEITIGIIVGGVTAIFSTILMLKAFHAPEILQRSFAPKSVTTAIAMGISEKIRGIPQLTAVLVILTGILGNAFAPELLDLFKVKDRVARGLGTGVSSHGLGTARIILEDELAGAVSGLGMALNGIFTAFILPALIEVIV from the coding sequence ATGAAGACTTTTGGAGCATTCATAACCATAGCCCTCTATGCATTTTTTTCATATCTGTATTCTAGAAAGAGAAATCCATTTCTTAATCCAGTGCTCCTGTCGATATTAACGATCGGAGTTATTCTAAAGGCTTTTGGAATAAGTTATGAGAGTTACATGGAATCCGCTAGGGTTATAAGCTTCTTCCTGGGACCTGCAGTAGTTAGCTTGGCCATTCCACTATATAAGCAAGCTAAAATAGTGAAAGAATATTCAAAGGAAATAACAATTGGTATCATCGTAGGAGGGGTAACCGCAATATTTTCAACGATATTGATGCTGAAAGCATTTCATGCACCTGAAATCCTTCAAAGAAGTTTCGCTCCTAAAAGTGTAACAACCGCTATAGCGATGGGTATAAGTGAAAAGATAAGGGGGATTCCACAACTCACAGCTGTTTTAGTGATATTGACAGGAATATTGGGAAATGCATTCGCTCCAGAACTCCTAGACTTATTTAAGGTCAAAGATAGAGTAGCTAGAGGACTCGGAACTGGAGTGTCATCTCACGGCCTTGGGACAGCTAGGATAATACTTGAAGACGAACTTGCAGGAGCAGTAAGTGGCCTTGGAATGGCCCTAAATGGAATATTCACGGCATTTATACTTCCGGCCTTAATAGAGGTGATAGTTTGA
- a CDS encoding RuvB-like helicase, producing the protein MAVIEELPAIKFERVGAHSHIKGLGLDENGKAKFIGDGMVGQVKAREAAGIAVKLIKQGKLAGKGILLVGPTGSGKTAIAMGIARELGEDVPFVQISGSEIYSAEVKKTEFLKQALRRAIGVRISEERKVYEGMVEKMEIRKTRHPFNPYIEIPESIRITLKTKDDKKTIRAGREIAYQLLDMGVEEGDVIQIDAETGRVSKIGTTKEEEGLFFKKKVELPTGPVLKIKEFTYTVTLHDLDVVNARAGGIFSLIFGGGMEINDEIRERVDQTVKQWIEEGKATLVPGVLFIDECHMLDIEAFSFLARAMENELAPILILATNRGMTKIRGTDIEAPHGIPVDMLDRLLIINTEPYKKDEIREIIKIRAKEEKVELSEEALEYLADLGEKTSLRYAVQLLAPASIIAGGKRVEKEHVEKAREYFADIKRSISFVEKLEGMLK; encoded by the coding sequence ATGGCCGTGATAGAGGAGCTTCCAGCTATTAAATTTGAAAGAGTTGGTGCTCACTCCCACATAAAAGGACTTGGGCTTGATGAAAACGGAAAAGCAAAGTTCATTGGAGATGGAATGGTTGGACAGGTTAAGGCTAGAGAGGCCGCTGGAATAGCCGTTAAGTTGATAAAACAGGGAAAACTAGCTGGAAAAGGAATTTTACTAGTTGGGCCAACTGGAAGCGGTAAAACAGCAATAGCAATGGGAATTGCCAGGGAATTAGGAGAGGATGTCCCATTTGTTCAGATAAGCGGAAGTGAGATTTACTCTGCTGAGGTTAAGAAAACGGAGTTTCTTAAGCAGGCCTTAAGGAGGGCAATAGGGGTTAGGATAAGCGAGGAGAGGAAGGTTTACGAGGGAATGGTAGAGAAGATGGAGATCAGAAAGACTAGACACCCATTCAACCCTTACATTGAAATTCCGGAGAGTATTAGAATCACCCTAAAAACAAAGGATGATAAGAAGACGATAAGGGCTGGTAGGGAGATAGCTTACCAGCTCCTTGACATGGGGGTAGAAGAGGGGGATGTTATTCAGATAGATGCGGAAACTGGTAGGGTTTCAAAAATTGGGACAACGAAAGAAGAGGAGGGATTATTCTTCAAGAAGAAGGTTGAGCTTCCAACAGGTCCCGTTCTCAAGATTAAGGAATTCACTTACACTGTAACCCTTCATGACCTAGATGTAGTTAATGCCAGAGCCGGAGGAATATTTAGCCTGATCTTTGGAGGAGGCATGGAAATAAATGATGAGATAAGGGAGAGGGTTGATCAGACGGTTAAGCAGTGGATAGAGGAAGGTAAAGCTACACTAGTTCCTGGGGTTCTATTCATCGATGAGTGTCACATGCTTGACATTGAGGCTTTCTCCTTCTTGGCTAGGGCAATGGAGAATGAGCTTGCTCCAATACTAATCCTGGCGACGAACAGGGGAATGACCAAGATAAGGGGAACGGATATAGAGGCCCCGCATGGAATTCCAGTTGATATGCTGGATAGGCTCCTAATAATTAACACTGAACCGTACAAGAAGGATGAAATTAGAGAGATAATAAAGATCAGGGCCAAGGAAGAGAAAGTTGAACTCAGCGAGGAAGCTTTAGAGTACTTAGCTGACTTGGGAGAGAAGACAAGCCTAAGATACGCAGTTCAGCTTCTTGCTCCTGCAAGCATAATAGCGGGAGGAAAGAGGGTTGAGAAGGAGCACGTTGAAAAAGCTAGGGAGTACTTCGCTGACATCAAGAGGAGTATATCCTTCGTGGAGAAGTTGGAGGGAATGCTTAAGTGA